GTGTTGTGATCGCGGCTCAGGGAGCTCAACAGTTCAATGATGTGCTCACCGGTTTGCTCATCCAGGTTTCCGGTGGGCTCATCGGCGAGGATCAGCTTGGGCTCGTTGGCCAAAGCCCGGGCAATCGCCACACGCTGCTGCTCCCCGCCGGACAATCGGTTGGTGCGGCGTGAGTGCTTCTCCGGGTCCAACTGCACCTGCTCCAAAAGCTCTTTGGCCCGCTGCAGCCTGGCCGCTTTGCGGACACCGGCGAACTCCATGGGCAGCATCACGTTGTCCACTGCGCTGAGGTTGGGGATCAGGTTGAACTGCTGGAAAACAAATCCGATGTCCCGGCGGCGATACTCGGTCAGCTTGCCGTCCGGCAGACCGGCCAGGCTGACGCCATCCACGACGACGTCCCCTGAGGTGGGTTTGTCCAGCGCACCCAGGAGGGACAACAGTGTGCTTTTGCCGCTGCCGCTCTTGCCCACAATGGATGCCAGCGAGCCCTTTTCAAGCTCAAAATTCACGCCGTTGACGGGTTTGATGGTCCGGTCACCGGACTTGAACTGACGGACCAGATCCTTGACTACAATCACGGCTATTCTCCTCGGAGTACTTCGATGGGACGGATGCGGGCGGTCAGCAATGCCGGGACCAACGCGCCGATGATGGCTACTGCGAACACGGCTGCGATACCTGCCGCGAGGACCCCGGGGGAGACGCTCGCTGTCACGGAGGTCAGCAACTGTGAGGCTCCACCGAACGGCCCGCCCTGGCCACCGCCCATGCCGCCACCCGGGACGCCTCCGTTAGGCATGGCACCTGCGAGCCCGCCGCCACGCTGGGTGGTGGTGGCCGCCGTCGTTGTGGTGTTCGAACTGATGAGCGCGGAGGCGATGCCGCCGCTGGCCAGGGAAGCAATCACGGCGCCCACAACACTGCCAAGGGCCACCAGGACCAACGACTCAAGGACGAACTGCAACCCGATGGTACGGTTCCGGGCACCGATGGCTTTCAGGACACCGATTTCG
The sequence above is a segment of the Arthrobacter sp. StoSoilB22 genome. Coding sequences within it:
- a CDS encoding ABC transporter ATP-binding protein; translation: MIVVKDLVRQFKSGDRTIKPVNGVNFELEKGSLASIVGKSGSGKSTLLSLLGALDKPTSGDVVVDGVSLAGLPDGKLTEYRRRDIGFVFQQFNLIPNLSAVDNVMLPMEFAGVRKAARLQRAKELLEQVQLDPEKHSRRTNRLSGGEQQRVAIARALANEPKLILADEPTGNLDEQTGEHIIELLSSLSRDHNTTILVVTHDRSLARKTERCFRLQQGRLTEEVRTGSRQ